From Salvia splendens isolate huo1 chromosome 3, SspV2, whole genome shotgun sequence, a single genomic window includes:
- the LOC121797213 gene encoding ribokinase-like isoform X1, translating to MLLTSTQHALLKSPFSSQSPSPSSFSPRFRMSSAGPALPPLPDNRIVVGCGSVTLDFLAAVATYPKPDDKTRSTSSKVQGGGNAGNALTCASRLGLQPRLISKVADDSQGKGILEELETDGVDSSFIVVSEGGNSPFTYIIVDDETKTRTCIHTPGYPPMIPDDLTESKLLAAVDGARLVYFDGRLHDTALVIAQEATRRGIPILIDAERKREGLDDLLSLSSYAICSAKFPQSWTGAPSVTSALVSMLIKLPNLKFVVVTLGEDGCIMLERSNENGLTEEVDVDELLVALKYKNDTKTTLPTCVASSEVKLHAKGIGTVGGRLLLGTAEKIPPSELVDTTGAGDSFIGAIMYALCTNMPPEKMLPFASQVAGINCRALGARTGLPRCSDPRLTSFLV from the exons ATGTTGCTGACCTCAACTCAACATGCTCTACTCAAATCCCCATTTTCCTCCCAATCGCCTTCTCCCTCTTCATTTTCTCCCAG GTTTAGAATGTCGTCCGCAGGGCCAGCGCTGCCTCCTCTCCCTGATAATCGCATTGTT GTAGGTTGTGGATCAGTTACGCTCGATTTTCTGGCCGCAGTGGCTACTTATCCGAAACCTGATGATAAGACCAGAAGCACCAGCTCCAAG GTCCAAGGAGGTGGAAATGCAGGGAATGCATTGACGTGTGCATCTCGTTTGGGATTGCAACCTAGGCTCATTTCTAAG GTTGCTGATGATTCTCAAGGTAAAGGGATATTGGAGGAACTGGAGACTGATGGGGTTGATTCATCATTTATCGTG GTTTCTGAAGGGGGGAACTCACCGTTCACCTATATCATTGTTGACGATGAAAC GAAAACTAGAACTTGTATTCACACTCCAGGATATCCTCCCATGATACCTGATGATCTGACAGAATCAAAACTATTAGCAGCAGTGGATGGAGCTAGGCTCGTCTACTTTGATGGAAGATTGCATGATACCGCTTTAGTTATAGCACAGGAG GCAACTCGCAGAGGTATTCCTATTCTAATTGATGCAGAAAGGAAGAGAGAAGGTCTGGATGATCTATTGAGTTTGTCAAGCTATGCAATCTGTTCTGCAAAATTTCCACAG TCATGGACAGGTGCTCCATCCGTCACAAGTGCACTTGTTTCCATGCTCATAAAGTtgccaaatttgaaatttgtggTAGTCACATTGGGTGAAGATGGTTGCATCATGCTGGAGAGATCAAATG AAAATGGTTTAACTGAAGAAGTTGACGTGGATGAATTATTAGTTGCTCTGAAGTACAAAAATGATACTAAGACTACCTTGCCTACATGTGTGGCGTCG agtgaagtaaaattgcATGCAAAGGGAATTGGCACTGTGGGCGGCAGGTTGCTTTTAGGAACAGCTGAGAAAATTCCACCATCAGAACTTGTTGATACTACCGGTGCTGGTGACTCTTTTATTGGAGCAATCATGTATG CCCTATGCACCAACATGCCACCGGAAAAGATGTTGCCTTTCGCTTCTCAAGTG GCTGGCATTAACTGCAGAGCCTTGGGAGCGAGAACCGGGCTTCCACGATGTAGCGACCCTCGCTTGACTTCTTTTTTAGTGTAG
- the LOC121797213 gene encoding ribokinase-like isoform X2 gives MLLTSTQHALLKSPFSSQSPSPSSFSPRFRMSSAGPALPPLPDNRIVGCGSVTLDFLAAVATYPKPDDKTRSTSSKVQGGGNAGNALTCASRLGLQPRLISKVADDSQGKGILEELETDGVDSSFIVVSEGGNSPFTYIIVDDETKTRTCIHTPGYPPMIPDDLTESKLLAAVDGARLVYFDGRLHDTALVIAQEATRRGIPILIDAERKREGLDDLLSLSSYAICSAKFPQSWTGAPSVTSALVSMLIKLPNLKFVVVTLGEDGCIMLERSNENGLTEEVDVDELLVALKYKNDTKTTLPTCVASSEVKLHAKGIGTVGGRLLLGTAEKIPPSELVDTTGAGDSFIGAIMYALCTNMPPEKMLPFASQVAGINCRALGARTGLPRCSDPRLTSFLV, from the exons ATGTTGCTGACCTCAACTCAACATGCTCTACTCAAATCCCCATTTTCCTCCCAATCGCCTTCTCCCTCTTCATTTTCTCCCAG GTTTAGAATGTCGTCCGCAGGGCCAGCGCTGCCTCCTCTCCCTGATAATCGCATT GTAGGTTGTGGATCAGTTACGCTCGATTTTCTGGCCGCAGTGGCTACTTATCCGAAACCTGATGATAAGACCAGAAGCACCAGCTCCAAG GTCCAAGGAGGTGGAAATGCAGGGAATGCATTGACGTGTGCATCTCGTTTGGGATTGCAACCTAGGCTCATTTCTAAG GTTGCTGATGATTCTCAAGGTAAAGGGATATTGGAGGAACTGGAGACTGATGGGGTTGATTCATCATTTATCGTG GTTTCTGAAGGGGGGAACTCACCGTTCACCTATATCATTGTTGACGATGAAAC GAAAACTAGAACTTGTATTCACACTCCAGGATATCCTCCCATGATACCTGATGATCTGACAGAATCAAAACTATTAGCAGCAGTGGATGGAGCTAGGCTCGTCTACTTTGATGGAAGATTGCATGATACCGCTTTAGTTATAGCACAGGAG GCAACTCGCAGAGGTATTCCTATTCTAATTGATGCAGAAAGGAAGAGAGAAGGTCTGGATGATCTATTGAGTTTGTCAAGCTATGCAATCTGTTCTGCAAAATTTCCACAG TCATGGACAGGTGCTCCATCCGTCACAAGTGCACTTGTTTCCATGCTCATAAAGTtgccaaatttgaaatttgtggTAGTCACATTGGGTGAAGATGGTTGCATCATGCTGGAGAGATCAAATG AAAATGGTTTAACTGAAGAAGTTGACGTGGATGAATTATTAGTTGCTCTGAAGTACAAAAATGATACTAAGACTACCTTGCCTACATGTGTGGCGTCG agtgaagtaaaattgcATGCAAAGGGAATTGGCACTGTGGGCGGCAGGTTGCTTTTAGGAACAGCTGAGAAAATTCCACCATCAGAACTTGTTGATACTACCGGTGCTGGTGACTCTTTTATTGGAGCAATCATGTATG CCCTATGCACCAACATGCCACCGGAAAAGATGTTGCCTTTCGCTTCTCAAGTG GCTGGCATTAACTGCAGAGCCTTGGGAGCGAGAACCGGGCTTCCACGATGTAGCGACCCTCGCTTGACTTCTTTTTTAGTGTAG
- the LOC121794387 gene encoding WD repeat-containing protein WDS homolog encodes MEMLDDLGDDVIGPRGLIKTRELVRIIIQCLYALGYSKSAACLESESGITCKSPEFELLESLILDGNWGECIECLHKINSLDDETRPSVSFLVLEQCLLECLDCGNISLALDMMRKQFSSLKIGAEIVHRLSYELLSLKGLRLGCIDSDSVQDLRKKLLSNLEKVLPPPITLPERRLEHLVEMAISAWVDGCVYHTSSDSVSLYRDHHCDRDQFPTETTQILTNHQHEVWSVQFSNNGEYLASSSRDCTAIIWKVQDDNRVTLRFVLRSHEKPVSFVAWSPDNTMLLTCGNREVLKLWDAETGICRHTFGGDGFVVSCCAWFPDSKRLVCGSSDPKKGIYMWDCEGNEIKAWKGMRMPKVLDIAVTPDGENLISIFSDKEIRILNLATNAERVISEEHSITSLSVSGDSNYLIVNLNSQEIHLWDVTTKWIKPRKYNGHMQQKYVIRSCFGGLNSMFIASGSEDSKVYIWTRRSSDPLEILSGHLKTVNSVSWNPRRPQMLASASDDNTVRIWGPCRSNRAECDNFTE; translated from the exons ATGGAGATGTTGGATGATTTAGGAGATGATGTGATTGGTCCAAGAGGCCTGATTAAGACGCGGGAGTTGGTACGAATCATTATTCAATGTTTATATGCTCTAGGTTATAGCAAGTCTGCCGCCTGTTTGGAATCTGAGTCCGGTATTACATGTAAGTCCCCCGAATTTGAGTTATTGGAATCACTCATTTTAGATGGAAATTGGGGTGAGTGCATTGAGTGTCTTCACAAAATAAATAGCTTGGATGATGAGACAAGACCTTCAGTATCTTTCCTCGTTCTTGAGCAATGCTTGTTGGAATGTTTGGATTGTGGGAACATATCTCTGGCGTTGGACATGATGCGGAAACAGTTTTCATCTTTGAAAATTGGCGCAGAAATAGTTCACAGACTTTCTTATGAACTCCTCTCTTTGAAGGGATTGAGGCTGGGTTGTATTGATAGTGATTCAGTTCAGGACTTGCGAAAAAAATTGCTCTCAAATCTGGAAAAAGTTTTACCACCACCAATTACACTACCTGAGAGAAGGCTGGAACATTTGGTCGAAATGGCTATTTCTGCTTGGGTTGATGGTTGCGTTTACCACACTTCATCTGATTCAGTATCACTGTATAGAGACCACCATTGTGATCGAGATCAGTTTCCAACGGAGACCACTCAG ATATTGACTAATCATCAACATGAAGTATGGTCTGTTCAGTTTTCAAACAACGGAGAGTATTTGGCATCATCATCAAGAGATTGCACGGCCATCATATGGAAG GTGCAGGATGATAATAGAGTAACCCTGAGATTCGTTTTACGTAGCCACGAAAAACCCGTTTCATTTGTGGCATGGAGTCCAGATAACACCATGCTGCTCACTTGCGGAAATAGGGAAGTTCTTAAACTTTGGGATGCGGAAACTGGCATATGTAGGCACACATTCGGTGGGGATGGTTTTGTTGTTAGTTGTTGTGCTTGGTTTCCTGATTCCAAGCGCCTCGTCTGTGGCAGCTCAGATCCTAAGAAGGGCATTTACATGTGGGACTGTGAAGGTAATGAGATTAAGGCATGGAAAGGTATGCGGATGCCAAAGGTCCTTGATATTGCTGTGACTCCAGATGGGGAAAATCTCATCAGCATTTTCTCCGACAAAGAGATAAGGATATTGAATTTGGCAACCAATGCTGAACGTGTTATTTCTGAGGAGCACTCTATCACCTCCCTTTCGGTATCTGGAGATAGCAACTACCTGATTGTCAACCTTAATAGCCAAGAAATTCACTTGTGGGACGTTACCACAAAGTGGATCAAACCGCGCAAGTATAACGGCCACATGCAACAGAAATATGTCATTCGTTCCTGCTTTGGGGGTTTGAACAGTATGTTCATTGCCAGTGGCAGTGAAGATTCCAAG GTCTACATATGGACCCGAAGAAGTTCTGACCCACTTGAGATCCTGTCTGGCCATTTGAAGACTGTAAATTCCGTCAGCTGGAACCCGAGGCGACCCCAAATGTTAGCTTCAGCAAGTGATGATAATACAGTACGCATATGGGGCCCGTGTCGTTCCAATAGAGCAGAATGCGATAACTTCACTGAGTAG
- the LOC121794389 gene encoding tobamovirus multiplication protein 2B-like isoform X1, giving the protein MAATGGGGGGRREGSPKIVADQISQSVQSTSNLLHLMLQSSPSRAQLMKLPRNLLSMTSTIKNTESVLEQMPQVVSSLDTHVERGLQCLPHLDTVVQLLSHMQSSQLKPLSRADLVQQQDLKLSEHDSRVT; this is encoded by the exons ATGGCTGcgaccggcggcggcggcggcggcaggaGAGAAGGATCACCCAAAATTGTGGCTGATCAAATCTCGCAGTCTGTACAGTCCAcctccaatcttcttcatctcatgCTCCAGTCCTCCCCCTCTCGC GCTCAACTAATGAAGCTTCCAAGAAATCTTCTGTCTATGACTTCCACCATAAAAAACACAGAGTCA GTATTGGAGCAGATGCCTCAAGTTGTTTCATCTCTGGACACACATGTTGAAAGAGGATTGCAATG TCTGCCTCATCTTGATACTGTAGTTCAGTTACTTTCCCATATGCAAAGCAGCCAGCTTAAGCCTTTGTCCAGAGCTGACCTTGTTCAACAG CAGGACCTTAAACTTTCGGAGCACGATTCACGGGTGACCTAG
- the LOC121794389 gene encoding tobamovirus multiplication protein 2B-like isoform X2 yields MAATGGGGGGRREGSPKIVADQISQSVQSTSNLLHLMLQSSPSRAQLMKLPRNLLSMTSTIKNTESVLEQMPQVVSSLDTHVERGLQCLPHLDTVVQLLSHMQSSQLKPLSRADLVQQDLKLSEHDSRVT; encoded by the exons ATGGCTGcgaccggcggcggcggcggcggcaggaGAGAAGGATCACCCAAAATTGTGGCTGATCAAATCTCGCAGTCTGTACAGTCCAcctccaatcttcttcatctcatgCTCCAGTCCTCCCCCTCTCGC GCTCAACTAATGAAGCTTCCAAGAAATCTTCTGTCTATGACTTCCACCATAAAAAACACAGAGTCA GTATTGGAGCAGATGCCTCAAGTTGTTTCATCTCTGGACACACATGTTGAAAGAGGATTGCAATG TCTGCCTCATCTTGATACTGTAGTTCAGTTACTTTCCCATATGCAAAGCAGCCAGCTTAAGCCTTTGTCCAGAGCTGACCTTGTTCAACAG GACCTTAAACTTTCGGAGCACGATTCACGGGTGACCTAG
- the LOC121795567 gene encoding uncharacterized protein LOC121795567 has translation MSPEAMMDPQVLFMYPPRKKLELQLQDLAAFCFPSGVKARVLERSPSLSELNGLVYGQEHLTRDDFSFIFSLKVAGNATLYGVCLRVQEIVQRPPTIYGSRSPLPQPNSVGSRWLIAAPHCYCILTKVPLFGLHYQILNSMVAQDRLNRITNFVEEMALATTEPPQSMQKQHLNVKPPGSASDTNWMASAIPVKHAAILAAAAGIISDKEASSRCQNSPRSATASDASENCQMKDLDKDSSKNFDSPSASKTFDSPSANSGNQSVTSIRSLESLFRRQNNLLGPARSMASDDGSTSQDEDPTDEVIMEWSRENKNDLLQIVCCYHRLNLPGRGSKINFQPLEHMQPIEFRRFSTSDLGYSDKYIDKITKVSKEDSEVKLKLANAEEASSLSLWSISTICRVLSLDSILTLITGVLLEKHIIMMCPNLGILSAVVLSVIPMIRPFDWQSLFLPILPARMVDFLDAPVPFIVGTQHKLTDLKRRAPNLVHINLMNDYVTSCSLPKLPRHQWLVSELRPIHSKLSCEDSDAPRHPVYKCDAVQSRYAIKLVSALRKYLESICSDLRFHTITNVQSNEKVAILIKDSYIDSFPIKDQPFIKLFVETQQFSVLSDYRLMCIENIVIAANYYIFPLC, from the exons ATGTCACCAGAAGCAATGATGGATCCTCAG GTGCTCTTTATGTATCCTCCTAGAAAGAAGTTGGAATTGCAATTACAGGATCTTGCTGCATTTTGCTTTCCTTCAGGTGTTAAG GCTCGTGTACTGGAGAGATCACCATCATTAAGTGAGTTGAATGGGCTTGTTTATGGACAG GAACACTTGACCAGAGATGATTTCTCATTTATATTTTCACTAAAG GTAGCAGGCAATGCAACACTTTATGGTGTTTGCTTGCGAGTTCAAGAGATTGTTCAGAGGCCACCTACCATATATGGGTCTCGATCACCTCTTCCTCAGCCAAATTCTGTCGGCAGCAGGTGGTTGATTGCTGCTCCACATTGTTATTGTATCTTGACAAAGGTGCCACTGTTCGGATTACATTATCAGATACTGAACAG CATGGTTGCACAAGATCGTCTGAATCGGATTACTAACTTTGTTGAAGAAATGGCTCTTGCTACCACTGAACCTCCTCAATCTATGCAAAAACAGCATTTAAATGTGAAGCCTCCTGGTTCTGCAAGTGACACAAACTGGATGGCCTCTGCAATCCCTGTTAAACATGCTGCAATtcttgcagcagcagcaggcATTATATCTGATAAGGAGGCATCATCAAGGTGTCAAAATTCTCCTAGGAGTGCTACGGCCAGTGATGCATCAGAGAATTGCCAAATGAAGGATTTGGATAAGGATAGTAGCAAGAACTTTGATAGTCCATCTGCTAGCAAAACCTTTGATAGTCCATCTGCGAATTCGGGAAACCAATCAGTAACAAGCATTCGGAGTCTCGAATCCTTATTTAGGCGACAGAACAATTTACTTGG TCCAGCTAGAAGTATGGCGTCAGATGATGGTTCCACTAGCCAGGATGAGGATCCAACTGATGAGGTGATAATGGAATGGTCAAGG GAAAATAAGAATGATTTGCTACAGATAGTTTGTTGCTATCATCGTCTTAATCTTCCTGGAAGAGGAAGCAAAATCAATTTTCAGCCGCTGGAGCATATGCAGCCCATTGAGTTTCGACGTTTCTCCACTTCTGACCTTGGATACTCTGATAAGTATATTGATAAAATAACGAAAGTTTCTAAGGAAGATTCTGAG gTCAAGTTAAAATTAGCTAATGCCGAGGAAGCTTCTTCACTCTCTCTATGGTCAATATCTACAATATGTCGAGTTCTTTCTCTTGACAGT ATCCTTACCTTGATCACTGGTGTATTGTTGGAGAAACATATTATTATGATGTGCCCAAACCTG GGTATTCTATCAGCTGTGGTGTTGTCCGTCATCCCTATGATTCGTCCATTTGACTGGCAGAGTTTATTTCTTCCA ATTCTACCAGCGAGGATGGTGGATTTTCTGGATGCTCCTGTTCCATTCATT GTTGGCACACAACATAAACTAACTGATCTGAAACGAAGAGCTCCTAATCTTGTTCACATTAATCTAATGAATGACTAT GTGACGTCTTGTAGTCTTCCTAAACTCCCCCGACATCAATGGCTTGTTTCGGAACTTAGGCCTATCCACTCGAAGTTGTCGTGTGAAGACTCTGATGCTCCAAGACATCCAGTTTATAAATGTGATGCAGTGCAG TCGAGATATGCCATTAAACTTGTAAGCGCGTTGAGGAAATATCTGGAATCGATTTGTTCGGATTTGAGGTTCCACACGATCACGAATGTACAATCCAATGAGAAG GTTGCAATACTTATTAAAGATAGCTACATTGATTCATTCCCCATAAAAGACCAGCCTTTTATCAAG TTATTTGTAGAGACACAGCAATTCAGCGTTTTGTCAGATTATCGTCTCATGTGCATTGAAAATATAGTAATTGCTGCAAATTACTATATTTTTCCTTTATGCTAA
- the LOC121795569 gene encoding LOW QUALITY PROTEIN: transcription factor bHLH51-like (The sequence of the model RefSeq protein was modified relative to this genomic sequence to represent the inferred CDS: inserted 1 base in 1 codon; substituted 1 base at 1 genomic stop codon) yields the protein MENCYWPILNHTDEPLWLLPPASTSASRSHSEVEKRRRDRINAQLSTLRKLIPKFEKMDKAALLGHVVDHVKEQRQRTKEASKISSGVPSEIDEVIIDQIEDGSXQIKAXDRPELFAEIGSALKALEATIVEADITKPTYTSTLTRIP from the exons ATGGAAAATTGCTACTGGCCAATCCTCAATCACACCGACGAACCGCTGTGGCTCCTCCCTCCCGCCTCCACTTCCGCCTCCAGAAGCCATAGCGAAGTCGAGAAACGCCGCAGAGACAGAATCAACGCTCAGCTCTCCACTCTCCGCAAACTCATCCCCAAATTCGAAAAG ATGGACAAGGCGGCGCTATTGGGGCACGTGGTGGATCACGTGAAGGAGCAGCGGCAGAGGACGAAGGAGGCGAGCAAAATCAGCAGCGGCGTGCCGAGCGAGATCGACGAGGTGATCATCGATCAGATTGAAGACGGATCGTAGCAGATCAAGG TCGATCGGCCGGAGCTCTTCGCAGAGATCGGGAGCGCGCTGAAAGCGCTGGAAGCCACCATTGTCGAAGCCGACATCACGAAGCCGACATACACCAGCACCCTCACCAGAATCccctaa